A region of Arabidopsis thaliana chromosome 5, partial sequence DNA encodes the following proteins:
- a CDS encoding Protein with RING/U-box and TRAF-like domain — MEDSNSHPQNQTSKRKSSHPQKKQRMENETRSAKLLDLDVLDCPVCFEPLTIPTFQCDDGHIVCNFCFAKVSNKCPGPGCDLPIGNKRCFAMERVLESAFVPCQNTEFGCTKSVSYEKVSSHEKECNYSQCSCPNLECNYTGSYNIIYGHFMRRHLYNSTIVSSKWGYSTVDVLINIKEKVSVLWESRQKLLFVVQCFKERHGVYVTVRRIAPPASEFKKFSYRLSYSIDGHNVTYESPEVKRLLEVNSQIPDDSFMFVPNCLLHGFLIKPANEVQQVTIAQETVMEDPPTSLFKNSVPIREDQIQNAITNSIR, encoded by the exons ATGGAGGATAGCAACTCTCACCCgcaaaatcaaacatcaaaaagaaaaagctctCACCCGCAAAAGAAGCAACGTATGGAGAATGAAACACGATCGGCTAAGTTGTTGGATCTTGATGTTCTTGACTGTCCGGTTTGCTTCGAGCCGCTCACTATTCCTACCTTTCAG TGTGATGATGGACATATAGTTTGCAATTTTTGCTTTGCCAAAGTGAGTAACAAGTGCCCTGGTCCTGGGTGTGATTTACCCATTGGTAATAAGCGATGCTTCGCAATGGAGAGGGTTCTCGAATCAGCCTTTGTTCCATGTCAAAATACTGAGTTTGGCTGCACAAAAAGTGTCTCTTATGAAAAAGTGTCAAGTCACGAAAAGGAATGCAACTACTCTCAATGCTCTTGCCCTAACCTCGAATGCAATTACACTGGCTCATATAACATCATCTACGGTCACTTTATGCGTCGCCATCTTTACAATAGTACGATCGTTTCCTCCAAATGGGGATATTCCACTGTTGATGTTCTAATAAACATCAAAGAAAAGGTTTCAGTTCTCTGGGAATCTCGTCAGAAACTTTTGTTTGTAGTTCAGTGTTTCAAGGAGCGACATGGTGTTTATGTTACTGTTAGACGCATCGCACCACCTGCTTCAGAATTCAAGAAGTTCTCGTATCGTCTTTCGTATAGTATCGACGGACATAATGTTACTTACGAATCACCAGAAGTAAAGAGGCTTCTTGAAGTGAATTCTCAAATCCCTGATGACAGTTTCATGTTTGTCCCTAACTGTTTACTGCATG GATTTTTAATAAAGCCTGCTAATGAGGTTCAGCAAGTTACCATTGCTCAGGAAACTGTTATGGAGGATCCTCCAACGTCTCTGTTTAAGAATTCAGTACCAATTCGAGAGGATCAAATTCAGAACGCTATCACAAATTCCATTCGCTAA